The genomic stretch ACCAAAACAGATGGACTTGTAGCAGACTGGGGCAAGGCGGCCCTAAGGAAGTGAAGTTTTTTTTAGCAGCACCTACGGAGGCGAAACCGTCCTTGAGTTGCACGGGTACACCTGCAATGCAAACTCCCACTTATAGAAGTGGGAGTCTTAGAAATTAGATAAAAGTCATACAGCATAAAACATCGTGAATTAATCATGACCGCCATAAATTACGCCTTTAAAGTAGTTTGGATTCTGTATATCAAACAATGCTAAACCAATAGCGTACCTTACGATAAAACAAAAGAGGAAAATTGGAATTATTATTATTTAATTACCTGCAGCGGGTATTTTAAACTTTACCCGCTCCAGTTTTTCCCCCACGCTGCGCAACTTTAAAGCTGTTTCTTCTGTATCAGGCAGTGAGTGAAATGTAACCTTTACCCGGGACCCGTCCTGGTGCTCTAATACCGGGCCCTTTCTCCAAAATTTGCCCGCCCTTAATCTAAAGTCCGGCCGGTAGTAATCTGACGGCTTATCACCGGTATCGCTGTATTTAAGATAGAAAGCTAATTTTTCATCTTCCAGGGCAACCTTTTCCAGTGTGTAGGAAAGCGGCCCCCACTTGAATAGATTGTTAACCTTCATCTCCCCTTCTCGCGGGATTTCCATTTCCATGACTTGCTCTTGTGCCGGGAAACGGTATATGTAAAGTATCGGCGATGTGAGTTCCAGATCACGGACCGATGGGTCCACCGCATTAAAGTGAAAGGCCCCGTCTATGCCGCCGGTTATAATATCGGTTGAGATGCGAGTTTCCCTAAGCTTTACCTTTTTCCCGTTGGTTATATCCACCATCCGGGCCCATGGCCCCGGCATCCCGGTGTTAGCACCCTTGATTCCCGGGGCGGGAAGCGGGCGGCTTATGCGGGTTGCAGCGCTGTTAGGCCCGTTGGGCCCCATTTCCGTATACATGGGAGGCGCTGTACCGACACCAACTCCTGCAATCTCAGGCTCCAGGGACCAGCGGGCGCGGAAAAAGAAAATGCTCTCTGAAAGACCCAGCACGGCCCGGTCTATGCTCAGCTCTACGGGTCCGGTCTGTGTTGTAAGATTCGGGTACAGCTCACGGGTATTTTGTGCCACCAGTGTGGGGTCAACCGGTATCGTAAAACGCGCTTCCACCGGCATGCTTTTGGTATTAAAGGTAAGGGTAATGTTTTCAGCATTCAAATTAACCGGCTCCAGATCGTATACAAAATTTTTGCTGTGTAAGCCCCGGCCACCCCGGGGCTGGTAGTTTACTCCTTTGTCGTCGGTCATGCTAACTTCTAAAAAACCCTCGCCTTTCATTGCCGGGTCCACCTGGTAGAATACCGTGGTGCGGGCCGTATCCAGTAGAACCCGGTTAACAGTAACCACGTACGGGCCCAGATTTTTACTCTTATTCACCTCGGTGAATAGATCCATTTTTTGGGCCTGCTGAAAGGAAGGATCCCTTAAGGCCAGGTTTTTACCCGCGTTATAAGAGGCCCAGGCTATGGCTGTGGCAGCAAAAAGGAGAATTACAACTGCCAGCGCTGCCACCCGGCGGAACCTACCGGCAAAGCCGGTCTTTTTTGTAAAAGTATTTTCAGTATCGGCTGCAGCAGGAAAAATAGGCTCCTGATATACTTCAAGCAATTCCAGGCAACCGGCGCACTGCTTCAGGTGCTGCTCCACAAACTCTCCGGTGGCCCCTCCGACCTCCCCGTCAGCATATATCGGCAGAAGATCACGAATTATTTGGCATTCCTTATCAGTCACTGCTATCACCCTCAGTTAGTTGATTAAAAAGACTCCGAAACCTTTTCTTGGCGCGAAAAAGGATTACCCGTGCCGTAGAGGGAGACACGTCAAGCACGGCGCCCAGTTCCTCGAAAGTAAGTCCCTCTATTTCCCGCAGCAATATTGCCGCCCGGTATCTAACCGGCAGCTTTTGCAGAGCATTCCCAACCAGGCGTATATTCTCCGCGTTTTCAGCGGCCCGGGCCGGGTCTCCCGCACTATTGGTATCGGGTACCTCCCACTCCAGGGAACAGCTTTCGCGGTTGCTGCGCAAGTATCCCGCATAAACATAAAAAGCGATGCGGAATAACCAGGTGGAAAGGGCAGATTCTCCTCGGAAACCATCCAGAGAGAGCGCAGCCTGGTAAAAGGTTTCCTGGGTTAGCTCTTCCGCCAGGTGATAATTGCCACCCATCCGGTAAAAATACCTGAATATTGATGCCCTGTGCCGGCGGTATAGTTTATCAATAGTGTTCTTAGTCATCTTAACACGTCCTACTTATTCCAGTGTCCAAAAGGTAAAGGATGTTACAGTCTTTTAAAATTTTTTTCGGCAAAAATAAAAAAAGCTGCCGACCGTTTCTTAAGGCAGGCAATTGGGGAAATAAGAGTCTTGTAATTGTAAGCTAAGATGATAACGTTGAACAATCCTTATGCTTTTAATTTACTAAGCTCAACCACAAAATCCTCTCTGCCCTCCCTATCATGCCCTTTTTGAGCCCTCAGTGGCCTTTAAAATTTACCTTCAGAAAATTCGACAAAGATTCC from Bacillota bacterium encodes the following:
- a CDS encoding DUF4179 domain-containing protein; protein product: MTDKECQIIRDLLPIYADGEVGGATGEFVEQHLKQCAGCLELLEVYQEPIFPAAADTENTFTKKTGFAGRFRRVAALAVVILLFAATAIAWASYNAGKNLALRDPSFQQAQKMDLFTEVNKSKNLGPYVVTVNRVLLDTARTTVFYQVDPAMKGEGFLEVSMTDDKGVNYQPRGGRGLHSKNFVYDLEPVNLNAENITLTFNTKSMPVEARFTIPVDPTLVAQNTRELYPNLTTQTGPVELSIDRAVLGLSESIFFFRARWSLEPEIAGVGVGTAPPMYTEMGPNGPNSAATRISRPLPAPGIKGANTGMPGPWARMVDITNGKKVKLRETRISTDIITGGIDGAFHFNAVDPSVRDLELTSPILYIYRFPAQEQVMEMEIPREGEMKVNNLFKWGPLSYTLEKVALEDEKLAFYLKYSDTGDKPSDYYRPDFRLRAGKFWRKGPVLEHQDGSRVKVTFHSLPDTEETALKLRSVGEKLERVKFKIPAAGN
- a CDS encoding RNA polymerase sigma factor yields the protein MTKNTIDKLYRRHRASIFRYFYRMGGNYHLAEELTQETFYQAALSLDGFRGESALSTWLFRIAFYVYAGYLRSNRESCSLEWEVPDTNSAGDPARAAENAENIRLVGNALQKLPVRYRAAILLREIEGLTFEELGAVLDVSPSTARVILFRAKKRFRSLFNQLTEGDSSD